The sequence below is a genomic window from Spiroplasma gladiatoris.
ATTTATGTACTCGGTAATTGTTGCTCCATTTGTAGAAGAAGTAGCTTTTAGAAATGCTTATTTTTTAAATGTTTCAAATAAATGATTAGCTTTTGTAACTAGCTCAATAGCTTTTGGATTTATTCACTATGGATTTACTGGTGACTTTAGTCACGCTCTTTCTTACTCAGCAGGTGCTTTTGTGCTTGGAGGAATATTTGTTTGAACAAAAGGAAATGTTACTCACACATGATTAATTCACTTTGCAAACAATTTATTTGCAATTATATTATTATTTAGCAGTGTAAATTGATAGGAGAAATATGACAATATTAAATGTAAATGAAAATGATGAAAATCAAACAATTTTTAATTTTATCAAAAAAAATTATAAAACAACTAATTTATCTGTTATTTATAAATGATTTAGAACTAATAAAGTTAAAATAAATGAAAAAAAAATTAAAGATCAAAAAGTTGTTTTAAAAAAAGGAGATGTTGTAAAAATTTATGATAGTGCTAATATATCAAAAAGATTAGTAGTAGAACTAGTTGATTATTCTAATTTAGAAATAATATATGAAGATCAAAATATTATAATTGTTGATAAACCTGCAGGATTAGAAATACACTCTCCAATTAACATAAGTTTAGATCAAATTGTAAGAAGTTACTTAATTGACACAAAACAATATGATGTTGATTTAGAAAACTCATTTGTAATAAGTCATGTTCATAGACTAGATAAACTTACAAAAGGTTTAGTTATATATGCAAAAAATAAAGCAAGTTTAAACACATTATTAACTGCAATAAAAAATAAAGATATGATAAAAAAATTTTACAAGGCTAAATTAGAGAGTAATAAAATTAATCTTGGATTAATACAAGGTTATATTAATTATGATTCTGAAATTCAAAAAGCAAATTTTATTTTAAATAATAAAAGAAATTATAAAAAATGTTCACAAATACATAAGTGAATTGATAAAGAAAACAATATTTTAGAAGTTAATTTGTTATCAGGCAGAAAACACCAAATCAGAGCAGTTTGTGAATTTTTTAACGCTTCAATAGAAAATGATTTTAGATACGGTGCTCAAAGAACTTCTAAAAAAGAAATTAGTTTAATTGCTTATAAACTAGTATTTGACAATTTTTCAAATTTTTTAAGTTATTTGAATGGTAAAGAATTTTACTCAAAAATTGATTTCTAAAATGTTATTATTATATAAATGGGGGAAAGCAAATGTTATCTACTAAACAAAGCATTTTTAGTACTATTGTAGGAACCTTCATATCTCTTTTTAACACAATAATACAATTATTGCTAATTTATTGAATATTAGAAAAATATGGGACTCAATTTAACGGGTTT
It includes:
- a CDS encoding pseudouridine synthase; translation: MTILNVNENDENQTIFNFIKKNYKTTNLSVIYKWFRTNKVKINEKKIKDQKVVLKKGDVVKIYDSANISKRLVVELVDYSNLEIIYEDQNIIIVDKPAGLEIHSPINISLDQIVRSYLIDTKQYDVDLENSFVISHVHRLDKLTKGLVIYAKNKASLNTLLTAIKNKDMIKKFYKAKLESNKINLGLIQGYINYDSEIQKANFILNNKRNYKKCSQIHKWIDKENNILEVNLLSGRKHQIRAVCEFFNASIENDFRYGAQRTSKKEISLIAYKLVFDNFSNFLSYLNGKEFYSKIDF